The following nucleotide sequence is from Aptenodytes patagonicus chromosome 6, bAptPat1.pri.cur, whole genome shotgun sequence.
GCGTGGGCCAGGGCCCTTTGACAAGGTGAGGGGCCATTCCACGCGAGTGGTGAAGGGGGAGGGCAACGCAGCGAAAAGCTCTTGGGCCTGGTGCGCTGTGCACCTTGCTGTAGGTCAAACTCCAGCCTGTTGCTTGTCCTATGCAAGGCCGGGATTTTTTGCCCTTGCAGAGACGAGGGGCTATCCTGCTTCAAAATGTCCTCTGTAGCCTGCAGAACGCCTCGTTTTGCATGGTGCAGGCACAGGTTTCCCCTGTAGGAAGAGCTTTGTGCAAGAGCCGGTAATGACCTTAGGCTACTGGAAGCCCAAGGACACATGCAGGCCGCTTGTGAAAGAGGATTCATTCATTTGTGTCTTGCTAGCTTTAAAAGTCTAGGTTACATCTGTGCATTTAACAACTTTGAAATTCATTttgatggcttttattttttcatttcaaaatgtaaatcACTGCCTGCTGGTCTATCTGGCTTTTTTGTCACTGTTTTGCTACATTTTCTGTCAGTATAACGCATGCACAGGTTCATTGAATGATGTAGCTATTTGCAATAACATGTCCTGAAAAGTGCTATCAAATTGCATGGCAGTGTTTGGTTCTGTACCGTTTATTGAATATCCAGCTATGCAAAGATTGCTGTCTTTCAAGGAAGACAAATGGCTTAGTAGATAATAGCCTTATAATCTTACAGACTATTGCATGGGAACAGCTGTgatcaaatgtttcttttttttatagcttttttcctcctcttgcagATCCGTGCTGGATCAAGAGTCTTGTACAGACCAATTTCGGCATCTGTGTTGTCTAGGCCAGAGGTCAAGAATGGAGAGGTACCTTATAAACAAAATTCTGTATCTTCCTAAATTACCTGGTGAGCCTAAATGTCCTCAACCTAGAGTTCACTTGTACTAACTCAAATATCTATAGTGTGAAACTTGCTTTAAGTCAAACACCTAATAATACTTGTTGCTATCTTGTTGTTTCCCCTGTGAAGTGTTTCACATTTGAAGTTGATTGCTTTCAGGTGGAACAGGTAACATTCTGAAGTTTTTAACTCTTAGTTATAGTCTCTTCACTTGGAAGAAGAACTAGACGTTGGAtctaatacagcttttaaaactgcagagtAACACTATCAAAGTGGTCATAGAAAGTGGTCTGTGTCTGAATATAAtgctttttcatgttttgttttcttagggCAACTCAACACTTAATGGGGCCCAAAATACTGTCTCCCGACTAGCACTTAGAGAATTCCAGACTAGTGCTATCAGCAGGGACATTGACACTGCTGCCAAATTTATTGGTGCTGGTGCTGCCACAGTAGGTGTGGCTGGTTCTGGTGCTGGTATTGGAACAGTCTTCGGTAGCCTAATCATTGGTTATGCCAGGTAATCAATCTCTCTCTCATAAAACTCTCGACTTGCATGCAGATGTATCTTGAGACAGCACCCCCAGATAAGCTAAGTTGTAGTAGGGATGTAATAAATTCTGTTAATAATTACTATTGATGGTAAGCGTGGCTAAATAGAATCATATGAAACTGTGGTATATACATAAGGATAGCTCTGTTGTTAAATTCATAACTTTGTACACTCTACCTGGAGAAGAGACATGAAAAAATGAGATCATTAGACTTGGTCAGTGTTTTGGTCACTGAAGTCCAGTGTTTCAGCATTCAGTTCCACAACTGAGTTAAAAATCTAGCCTGGATCTTTTCCCATGTGAGAGAGGAGAAATTGACTTTAAAGAGAAACAGTATGAAAACTGGTAATAAGTAACGTGAGTTTGTATGCTTTAGATTTCGTAGTTGGGACTGTTGTTTAGAAATGGATGCTTAATTCAGTTTTCTAACACATTCAGCTTTGCATCTCAGAATATGTAATTACTTTATCAAATGAATAATCATT
It contains:
- the ATP5MC3 gene encoding ATP synthase F(0) complex subunit C3, mitochondrial; the protein is MFACAKLATSPSLIRAGSRVLYRPISASVLSRPEVKNGEGNSTLNGAQNTVSRLALREFQTSAISRDIDTAAKFIGAGAATVGVAGSGAGIGTVFGSLIIGYARNPSLKQQLFSYAILGFALSEAMGLFCLMVAFLILFAM